The Apus apus isolate bApuApu2 chromosome 4, bApuApu2.pri.cur, whole genome shotgun sequence genome contains the following window.
TCATTATGTATTTCTGGGTCTTAAGGAATCCAGTTTTCAAAAGCAGTCAATTGTTTGTTCCTGTCCTGAATACACCCAAAGCCTCAATAACAAGCCAATCAAAACTATTTAAAACTGTGGCactttgtaatttaaatacatattcttCACttaaagggagagaaaaaaaaaaaagccctcacaGAAACTCTAGTATGCTACCTTACAACAAAGTCAAAAGCATGGAAGTAAGAAAGTATAAAAGTGGCTTGTGAGTTAATTATTGCACCTAGAGCTTTTCTAAactcctgttttttcttgtctACTTAAGTTTCATACTCAAAGATATATTCATGatattgttcttttaaaaaaatattaagatgcCCAAAGAGTAAATCATTGTCCTAAAGCCTCACATACAGTAGGTGCATCATCTGGCTTAGCTCCATTGCTGCAGATGAAAGGGCTTCACCTCCCCAAATCAGCTGTGACATTAACTATTAATTGGTGTATCTATCACAGCAATGTGCCTatagctttttgttgttgttccagTGGTAATTTCTGGTTTGcttgagtaatttttttactttttaaattagaaaatcATTATTGTGacattgtgtttaaaaatatacaggCTACAtttgaaagaattttttctAAAGTATTTCCAGGCTGTATTAGTCATAATTCACATATTACAGTCTCCAGGGAATACTACCATCTGAACCAAACTCTCATCATTAGGACTCTTAcagtgaaaaattacatttcaacaATTTCTCAGCAGTTCCTGAGACATCCAAAGCAATCCCTAAGACAAAGTTACACTGATATGCAATGACACACAATTGTGACCTTACTGGAATTGACTGCAAGGGTGTTCTCCTTATATCATAAAAAAAGGTCTACAGCCATAAATTTTTATTCCTTACCTCAGGAGTGGCTCTGAGATAAATTATCCCGTCCAGCGTTAAGCTTTGACCCAAATGTGTGTTCATCCAGTCATGCCAGTCTTGGTAAATAGTCCACTCCGTTTCATTCATGCAATCAGACTCATATAAATTAGCTGCAAAGATGTATCTGTGAACACAAAATAGTTCCAGTAACAAAAACCAGCTGGAACACAATTTTCACTTGGTTTGCCTGAGTAACTAGAAAACTAGAGAACTTGGTTTGCCCAGTAACTAGAGAAGAAGCTGAGCATAGTAATTCTGTAACTTCTCTGATGCATGCTTGGACTGGAAATAACCAGCTGGTGTCCCCATCCTGTAACTGCATCCATTGCAGCTCTTGTGATTCACCAGTATCAAAATTATAACAAAAGGAGACACCctctgctttgtatttgttAGGATAATTTTCACTTTGTATATGATATCTTCACTTTGAGGACTTCAGTCCAATATACCTGTCACTGTAGACAGACCGCTCGAAGAAGACCACAGGGTTCTCTGCCTCTCTCAGTTTGCCATTAAGGGCTCTGAGTTGAGCCCGGATCCTGCTGAGACAGGCATATGTCTGGAAAGTGAAGGACCACCTCTCTGGCTTCTCATACATCCTCTGAAGCACGTTCCCTCCGCTCCTCTGCGATGGGCTCAGCTCCTAGTTTTAGGCAGATACACACACTGAGAAGGTGAACAATTCAGGTAAAACTGAATTGCTTACTATGCTAATGCTGTTCAGCCTTTATTTCGAGTTTACAGCTGCACCATTTACTTCTCAACCCTATTTGTAATAGCAGGCATAAACATCAGTCATGTTATTCTTCCTGTAGTACAGAGCTGAATAAGCAACTCTCTCCAATCTACACTGTCAAAACGCTCAAGTACCAAAACACTTTGATCATTACATGCAAGCTTTAATAGAAGAACAACACCCCATCAGTGCAAAAAATCAACGACATTGTAGAAAAATCCATACTCTTTTTACTCTGGCAAGTGAGTTTAAAAACTCTCACCTCAGGTTCTTTCACCATACCTTGCAATCCTCTTCAGAGCTTTGCTGAACGTTGCACCACCGCGCTACAGGCTCGGGAACCACTTCCCATTCCTCATCAGCCTGTTTAAGAATATTCACAAACGTCgatttccctgcagctggataaaaagcaaaaaaagcaaggaagaacaGTCAAAAAACAACAATAGTGTCATTATTTAGCTACTATACAACTCTTATTTTGAGTCCCACAAATTAGTTTCCCACACCCCTGTGCTTTTGACTTCCTGGCAAGCATGAATCAGAGACCATCGTGTACCTCGGGTCATCAATAAATTGAGCAACAgggtttttcttattttttaaccaCACAACATCAACAGTCAACTTAACAAAAATCGATCATGACAATAAGCCTCAGCCCCGATCAATTATCTAAATTCTAGAAAGTTACATATGAAATTAGAACACcaagactgatttttttgttaagaTACGTAATGGTGCAGTCTTAGGCATAACGTTTCAGTCTTCCAAAGTTATTTtaccaagaaggaaaaaatgacaaaagaaacaaaaagcaaaagttaTGGcttcttaaaggaaaattaaaagatgCATTACAGTTACttcccacagcacagaaatCGTTAATCTACCGCCaattagagaggaaaaaaaaaagctcaggaAACTTTAAAAGAGATACCTAAACCTGACAGAGGCTGATCAGTTGTTTATCAACCACAGAAATATGTATGAAGCTGAAACTGACAGCCTAGCAACTACTACCCtcttgccagaaaaaaaaaaaaaaaaaaaacaaaaaaacctaaaaaacctCCCCTCCAAATAAAAGACAAGAGCATCTCGTTACGAACAGCCCATaactttttctgctctttacaTCGGTAAAACAGACGTCTCTTGTTAATTAGTAGGACTATTGAACAGTACAAGTTTGACTTGACGGTCTGCATTTCCACAGGTGTTTTACAGTACAATAAAGTGTGTGAGGAGTCTTACCCGGGACTTTAACGCACCTTCTAAAAGGTGAATTAGTTAAAAACTGTAATATAAAGccgttttctttttccctcctaaATCCCGCCACTTTAATAGCGTTAATTCCTAAGGTGCCAGCATAAAGTTTCCGAAGTTATTCACTGGTTTGTTCGCACAATTAACGACTCGCCCGGCGAAGTGACACCTCCTGCAAGCCTTTTTCTCAGGGAAAAGGCGAGAGAAGCCTTGCGGAGGcaccgacccccccccccccagccccgccggggACCCCCggccccctcagcctccccatCCCGCCCCAGGAGGCGGCAGAACCGACTCACCGATGTTGCCCTCCACGGCGACCTTCTTGATCCTGCCCTGCACCCGCCCGCGCTTGGGGGGAGTCGCCATGGCGGGGGGGAGGCGAGGCGAGGAGCGGGGAGACGGAAAGGGGAGCGCCGCCGCGCGCGCGAGCCCGCCAACGGCCGCCCGGGAAATAACCGCCGCCGCGCGAGCCCGCCTTCGAATTTGGCGCGCGGCGGGTTGGGCAGCCCGGCTGCTGACGTCACAGGGCGGCGGAGCGCGGGGGCCGGGAGGGGCGGGAGGGGCGGCAGCGACCGCGGCAGCGGCAGCAGGGGccgaggcagcagcagcaggggccggcggcgggagcaggggcggcggcagcagcagcgggggccgaggcagcagcagcggcggccgGCGCCGCACCGGGCGTCCTTCCGGGCCCCGTCCCCGCTCTTAGGCCCGGCGCCGGTCGGGCgagcgccccgccccgccccgccccgcctgcccgGGCAGCGCTTCGCCACGCCCCGAGGCGAAGCCTCCTAACACCCCAAGACAGGGGCACCCGCCgtcagagcagggaaagggcagaAGAGTCACCGAGGGGGGTTTCACGTTTACCTTAAAAACCTTCCAGAAGTGCCTTAAAAGCGAGCGCGCGCTGGGGTTTAACCGGGGTCAGGGGCACCCGCCCCGGGCGCTGCGCTGCCCGAAGCACCGTCACAGCCCAGCACCGCCTGGGCTCGTTAAACGGGGAAGAACTCCCCGGGAGGGAGAACCTCCCCCGCGGTGCGGGGCCCGCCCGGCCTGGGgcaccagctgcttcccagcactggGGGGACAGACGGGACGGTGCCTGGAGATAGAGGGGGCGGAGGGACCCGTAAGGGTCAGAGGAAgcttttaagaggaaaaaaaaaaaggcgggGGGAGGCAGTCGGGGGAGCCGAGTGCTGGCAGCCGAGACAAGACATCTTGCTCTTGGCTAAGCTCTCAAACCCACCCGTTACCGACGGGTTCCAGCTGGTATCAGCAATCCTACACAGCTCCGTCCGTCCCAGGTGAATTCGGGTCATGAAACAAGGGAATGACAAGGGTATCAGGttgttttattgctgttgtgTCTGCCTGCGATAGTCACAAATGCAGGCAGGGCAATTACAAAAATCTAATCTGCCCGGGTGATGTTTGTATGGGTACAATATACAGGGGGAAAAATCCACCTGCCAAGGAGAAGATGATTTAGAAACAAGttcaagaaggaaatgaagACAATCATGGTCAAACAtagctatttattttctcttataaACAGCCTTCagtttcttactgaaaaaaatctagaaTTTAAATATTCTGTCCCATCACATACAACAATCTGTATACATTATTTACAACTCTCAAATAAACATGTTGCAGATTTGCAGacattcaacttttttttttttaatcaaaagctgttatttaaaactaaaatatcCATCAGTGACTACAAACTGAAGAGAGATTGGCACAGTTAGCTTACAGTAAGGGTTCTCATcttgcattttatattttacacCACATTTTCTCTCATATTTCAGAATTCTAAAGGAGGAAAGGTTAGTGTTgctttctaatttatttatttttttgccttcaaaaaATGGCCTTTTATCAAAAGCTCATTCAGTTTTATTGCATTCTTCTCTGTCTTCCCTTGCACATGGAGATGTGTGCTTCTAGGTACTACACAACACAACCACAGCAGAGCCAAGTAGTAAAACAGCCATGAAAATAAGTGTTCCCTCCATGACATGTCTCTGAAAAATGTCAGAAGTtgcaaacatacaaaaataatgagTATAGTTTAGTGGCTATAAAAATCAATCTCCCCTAAAAATACAATACTCTATGAACAGTTTAGGGAATTGGttcttcaaacaaaaaaaggagtttGGTATTTATCTAGACTGTAATCCTAACctggcaagaggaaatggtaaAAAAAGCAGGAATATAAGAAGGTTTAACACTTGTAAGTAACCAATGTTAGTCTCATCCTAGAAGCTATCCAGGAAAAGACATCAGGCCTCCATAAAAACTGCTAGTGGTTTTAGTAGTGCAGTTTGGAAAAAAGAGAACTGACCTCAGCAGTAAAGGAAAGAAGATTGAGGGTAACAAGGAAActttttgtgaaagaaaaacaaggagccttgtttgtgctgcagctttttaaatAGTCCAACTAAAAGGGAGTGGTTTATATACAGTAATACAGCACTCTGGCAGGTAGGAAGTGGGAAGAGGGCAGCAAGGGAAAGAACAACTATCCAAAAAGGAGGTGTTTATAGCAAAATTGTGTCTGGTGATTCAAGAGAATGGGATGAggtgagaaacagaaaggaactATCTGAAAGGTAAGTAAAGTTCATAGCAGCAAATAGGTATCCTTACCTGTTAAATGAGTGTCAGGGAGACTGGGAGAGTGTTCAGTTCCTAAATACTGAATAAGGACAGTGCTCCTCTATgtctttgaaaggaaaagttcAAAGCTCTACATTGCATAGTAAGCAGTAAAAGAAATTTTATACTTGCTGACGGGCCACCTGTCCCTTGAAAAcctgttttctcccttcctctacCATTCAGCTACCTGCAACAGCAGAATGTGGCCTTCTCATTTTCTATTTGCAGATTCACTTGTATCCCTGACTTGAATTTGAAAGACTGGAACAATTATTTCTGTCAACATAATGTATCCACACCATCTAAACAGCATCCACACTGGGAACGGCAGCTGAACTTGTTGAACTTAGCAGTTTGCCCCATCCTGTCTCGAGGTAGATGACCTCCTGAAGTGACCACCCAAATCACTGATACAGTCTGATACACTGGTAGCTGAAAAGCACCCCAAAACATAGAATTTGAGGAGCCTTTTACACAGGAGGGCCACAGCCAGCACTAGCAGCCCAGCCTGCTTTAACCCCACCAGCACCTTCCACTCCCGATAACAAAGCTGAACATTTTTGCCCCAAATACTCACGACACAGAGTCCACCTGTAACGTAGGCCTAGAGCAGTacgggttttttttcctctgggtttTATTTGGGGGGGTGAAGGGGTgtcctcccccttcccctcccaccaaATACACTATTTCAGAAACACATTCATTTGATCCAGGTTCCATTGGTACAACGTGGCAAATTCTGCTTTGCACCTCGATGTGCCTCTACTCCAAGGGTGTAAACACACATCAGCTTCTGGTCCCACTTCTTTTTgaagcaaaaacatttaaaagctgcAAACATGAACAGCCTAGGGATATGAAATCCCAAACACCGCGTACTTATCTTTAATGTTGTTATTTTCAAGTGTTGTATAATTAAACAATGTGTTCATACAGCTGTCAGGCAAATCATGATCTCCAAGCTTTTATTACACGCCTAGAATCTATTCTGTTAAAGTGTTTAACTGCcagatattaaataaaaaaattacactatCCATGTAAGACTAATTCTTGTTACATACTACATTATAATTCTGATTGGCTGAACTGCAGAAGATATCTCTGAATTTTTAGAATTGGCCATtttacaaaaaacaaccaaaaaaaaaccaaccccaaccTTCCAGAGTCTAAGTATGCCAAAAGTAAGAACTATTGCACTGGTATCACTTCAACCTAATCCTCACttctaaatgtttttcttttgagttttttttgctgttacatGACATCAAGCCAATGAAAGGAGGAGGATCTATCTCCTCCTGAGCACCTTGGAACAggcttctgctgctctccctctcccagccctggttAAAAGGCTTCTCTCCAGTCAGAGTTATCAGCACAGGGACTGTGCAAATGCAGcctcctgggcagcactgaCTCCTCTCACCACAGCAGTCTACCAGGGATAGTTTACAGATGTTTTCAGATCAAACTGCATCTGAAGCACTCTATGCACCTCTGTAGCTGGAAATTTTACATCACTGAATGCTCATCAGACAGAAGCATGCATAAAAGGCTGCATGTCCAAGATCACATTCTCAAATTCAGCTTGCTGCACAACTCCAGCCTGTTTAAAATGCTGCAGGTACAATTTGGGAGTTGGGCTACTTTTGAATAGTCAGGTGGGCAGTGACATCTCCCCTAACTCTGAAAAAAGATGATGGTCTTCTATATTATTCAGTCCTGAAGCAAGAGAGCCCTCTGACCCTGCACCCGAAGCTACCGCTGCTGTCCCACTGCTTCCAAACCAGGCTCCTGTGGTCACCTCCAGATGGGAGGTCAGGTAAAGAAACCCGGCAGCTCAGACCTCACAGATGATGCACATTGGCACTCAAGTACTGGATTCCCAGCTACCCAGTACAAAGAAGGGATGGTGCATACCAAAGGAATGGTTTTCTCCAACTGCTCAGCAAGCTGGTACTTGCCCACTCCAACACACGAGGTATTCTGCCCATGGCAGCTCCTCCCATCAGCCCATTACTCAACCGCAGATAGCAGCACTTAGGTGCTACAGCACTGACTGACCCTTCCACTGGCCAACAGAATTTCATGGGGAAATCTAGTGTTTGCCAGACCAGGTATGTCCTACAAACAGGAAGACTGACAAAACCAGTGAGGTGAATACTGCAGTCACAGGTGACTtgccaaaggaaagaaaattgtgctcctgcttcttctttcaCTTTGCCTCTGATTTTCTCCTGCCTCATGCTTATTTTTCCAGCCCCCAACTTGCTGAAGAGGTGACAGACGTTGAGcatctcccctcttcttctCCCACATTTGTGTACACACATGGAAGAGTCAAGATCTTTACTGACTGAGAAGGGAGAAGACTCTACTCCACCATTTTAAACTAGGAGTTTGTTAAAGGGAGACACAGAAGAGgtaacaaaacatttaaacagaCTAGGAAATGTAACTGCACTGAAGATAACATAGTTCTTAAAATAACCTACAGAAGCTTATGAAATACCTCTTTTTAGCTCAGAAGTAGTGATTACAGTCTCCCAAATGAGGGCATGTTTGTTACTATGCTTAGATGTTGATTAGCTGGCTATACTAATGCCACTTACATATATTTTGCAGGCTGCTGCACAGTATTTCCCACCTGACTCAGCACTGTAGATCACCTCAGAGGTTAACTTCTCATTTTTGGTCTGAGAAAAGGCAAGGCTAGAGAAGAGCAGACACTGACTCAGGGGGAGGAAGGCTATGTTTTGGTTCAGTTCTCTCAGAAGCAGAAGTTGCACTTACCAAATTACAAACCACTAACAATTCACCAGTATGTTCCTATTACTTTTCCCAAATGCTGCAGTAGTTCCTTGGAGACAGGCTGCAATTTTAAATGGGGGAAAACACCCTCACACTCATGCAAATCCAAAGTGGTCCACGGTGCTATATATCCTCCAGGATACGTTTCCTACCACCGGAAACACTGGCCACCAGAGCTCCTCCACACAACCAGGCTTTTTATTCCTAACATTTTGTTAGTTATTTTTCAAGCCAGACTTTTTCTTAGTATTACCctagtgcatttttttttaatatattgaatAGTTTCCCTAACTCTATTTGTGCAAACTAATGGTTCATTTGGCAAATGCTAGGAAACTTAGTGACTGACC
Protein-coding sequences here:
- the DCK gene encoding deoxycytidine kinase isoform X1 encodes the protein MATPPKRGRVQGRIKKVAVEGNIAAGKSTFVNILKQADEEWEVVPEPVARWCNVQQSSEEDCKELSPSQRSGGNVLQRMYEKPERWSFTFQTYACLSRIRAQLRALNGKLREAENPVVFFERSVYSDRYIFAANLYESDCMNETEWTIYQDWHDWMNTHLGQSLTLDGIIYLRATPEKCLNRIYLRGRDEEQEIPIEYLEKLHYKHESWLQHRTLRTDFEYLQEIPILTLDVNEDFKGKKDRYDHMTEKVKEFLSTL
- the DCK gene encoding deoxycytidine kinase isoform X2 is translated as MATPPKRGRVQGRIKKVAVEGNIAAGKSTFVNILKQADEEWEVVPEPVARWCNVQQSSEEDCKELSPSQRSGGNVLQRMYEKPERWSFTFQTYACLSRIRAQLRALNGKLREAENPVVFFERSVYSDRYIFAANLYESDCMNETEWTIYQDWHDWMNTHLGQSLTLDGIIYLRATPEKCLNRIYLRGRDEEQEIPIEYLEKLHYKHESWLQHRTLRF